One Mangrovimonas cancribranchiae DNA segment encodes these proteins:
- a CDS encoding efflux RND transporter permease subunit, with the protein MKEGLAGKIAKVFMTSKLTVLLMIVFMVVGVYSSFLIPREEEPQIDVPMADIFVGYPGASPTEVESRVIKPLEQLISNIKGVEYVYSTSMKEQGMVIVQFYVGEDIERSFVKLYNEINKHMDQMPEGVTFPLVKTRAIDDVPMLGLTLWSENYDDFQLGQMAQELEAEIKKVNDVAITNKIGGRERQIRVVLDKDKLASAGLDFLSVSEMIKANNAQLNSGTFDKNDTEFVVNTGKFLESVTDVENLVVGVQQNQPIYLKQVAKIVDGPEVPQNYVSLGFGQASEKASDYKSEYPAVTISVAKRKGADAMKIADVIIDKVEHLRKTLIPDDVHVEITRNYGETASHKVSELLLHLIGSIIAVTFVVMLAMGWRGGLVVFLSVPITFALTLLSYYMLDYTLNRITLFALVFVTGIVVDDSIIIAENMHRHFKMKRLPFKQAALYAINEVGNPTILATFTVIASVLPMAFVSGLMGPYMAPMPIGASIAMILSLFVALTITPYLGYIFLREKDKKGVAEKPKKPLEDTKIYKFYEKLERPLIESSSKRWLFLGLTFVLLMGTMVMFFTNSVVVKMLPFDNKNEFQVVIDMPEGTTLERTAVVAQEISQYLSTRPEVVNYQNYIGTSAPITFNGLVRHYDLRGGSNMADIQVNLVDKGERSAQSHDIAKLLRPEIQKIASKYNANVKVVEVPPGPPVLSTLVAEIYGPDYDKQMEIANEVQNILNNTEDVVDVDWMVEADQKEFQFTIDKEKAMLYGVAPKQIAYTMNMALSNRPLTVLYDEDAVNQIGLVLALDEKEKSTIQDISQLKVKSKQGNLVPVADLVDIKETTSAKSIYRKNQKRVVYVLADMAGELESPAYAILGMEEKLKEIPLPQGYEINEMYLGQPEYEDDYTVKWDGEWQITLEVFRDLGIAFLGAIILIYILIVGWFQNFKAPVVMMVAIPLSLIGIILGHWLMGAFFTATSFIGMIALAGIMVRNSVLLIDFINLRLEEGVPLKQAAIEAGAVRTTPILLTAGTVVIGAFVILFDPIFQGLAISLMGGTIVSTVLTLLVVPLVYYMIERKNHK; encoded by the coding sequence ATGAAAGAAGGTTTAGCAGGAAAAATTGCCAAAGTCTTTATGACATCGAAGCTTACAGTGCTTTTAATGATTGTATTTATGGTCGTTGGTGTGTACAGCTCGTTTTTAATTCCTCGTGAAGAAGAGCCGCAAATTGATGTGCCTATGGCAGACATTTTTGTGGGATATCCTGGTGCAAGTCCAACCGAGGTTGAATCTAGAGTGATTAAGCCTTTAGAGCAATTAATTTCAAATATAAAAGGTGTGGAATATGTGTATTCTACGTCGATGAAAGAACAAGGAATGGTCATCGTTCAGTTTTATGTGGGCGAAGATATCGAGCGTTCTTTTGTGAAATTATACAATGAAATCAATAAGCATATGGATCAAATGCCAGAAGGTGTTACGTTTCCACTAGTAAAAACACGTGCTATAGATGATGTTCCAATGTTAGGGTTGACGTTGTGGAGTGAAAATTATGACGATTTCCAATTAGGGCAGATGGCTCAAGAATTAGAAGCCGAAATTAAAAAAGTGAATGACGTTGCCATCACAAATAAAATAGGCGGAAGAGAACGTCAAATACGTGTCGTTTTAGATAAAGACAAATTAGCAAGTGCTGGCTTAGACTTTTTATCAGTTTCTGAAATGATTAAAGCCAATAACGCACAATTAAATAGCGGCACTTTTGATAAAAATGACACCGAATTTGTAGTCAACACAGGTAAGTTTTTAGAATCGGTAACTGATGTAGAAAATTTAGTTGTTGGTGTTCAGCAAAATCAGCCTATCTATTTAAAGCAAGTTGCGAAAATTGTTGATGGTCCTGAAGTACCACAAAATTACGTTAGTCTTGGTTTTGGTCAAGCTAGCGAAAAAGCAAGTGATTACAAATCTGAATATCCAGCAGTAACTATTTCTGTAGCTAAGCGTAAAGGCGCCGATGCAATGAAAATTGCAGATGTCATCATTGATAAAGTCGAGCATTTACGTAAAACCTTAATCCCTGATGATGTTCACGTAGAAATCACTAGAAACTATGGTGAAACGGCATCACATAAAGTATCAGAATTATTATTACACCTAATTGGTTCTATCATTGCGGTAACATTTGTCGTAATGTTAGCCATGGGTTGGCGTGGTGGATTGGTCGTATTTTTATCAGTGCCAATTACATTTGCATTAACGCTGTTAAGCTATTATATGTTAGATTATACGCTTAACCGAATTACCTTATTCGCATTAGTATTTGTAACAGGTATTGTGGTAGATGATTCCATTATTATTGCCGAAAATATGCATAGGCATTTTAAAATGAAACGCTTGCCATTTAAACAAGCCGCATTATATGCCATTAATGAAGTAGGTAATCCAACTATTTTAGCAACCTTTACCGTAATTGCATCGGTATTGCCTATGGCATTTGTGTCTGGATTAATGGGCCCATATATGGCGCCAATGCCAATTGGAGCGTCTATTGCGATGATTTTATCGTTATTCGTAGCCTTAACCATTACACCGTATTTAGGTTATATTTTCTTACGCGAAAAAGACAAGAAAGGTGTAGCTGAGAAACCTAAAAAACCATTAGAGGACACTAAAATTTACAAGTTTTATGAAAAACTAGAACGTCCATTAATTGAAAGTTCTTCAAAACGTTGGTTGTTTTTAGGGTTGACATTCGTGTTGTTGATGGGAACAATGGTAATGTTCTTTACCAATTCGGTCGTTGTAAAAATGTTACCGTTTGATAACAAAAACGAATTTCAGGTAGTTATTGATATGCCTGAAGGCACCACGTTAGAGCGCACCGCAGTTGTAGCTCAAGAAATTTCGCAATACTTATCAACGCGACCAGAAGTGGTTAACTATCAAAATTATATTGGGACTTCGGCACCAATTACCTTTAACGGATTAGTACGTCATTACGATTTACGTGGCGGAAGTAATATGGCAGATATTCAAGTGAATTTGGTTGATAAAGGTGAGCGTAGTGCGCAATCTCACGATATTGCTAAGTTGTTAAGACCTGAAATTCAAAAAATAGCTTCAAAATACAACGCCAATGTGAAAGTGGTTGAAGTTCCGCCAGGTCCACCAGTATTATCAACTTTAGTGGCTGAGATTTATGGTCCTGATTATGATAAGCAAATGGAGATTGCTAACGAAGTTCAAAATATTTTGAATAATACAGAAGATGTGGTTGATGTGGATTGGATGGTAGAAGCTGATCAAAAAGAATTTCAATTTACTATAGACAAGGAAAAAGCAATGCTTTACGGTGTCGCACCGAAGCAAATTGCTTACACGATGAATATGGCATTATCCAACAGACCGTTGACCGTTTTGTATGATGAAGATGCAGTAAATCAAATCGGTTTGGTGTTGGCTTTAGATGAAAAGGAAAAATCAACCATACAGGACATTTCACAATTAAAAGTGAAGTCAAAACAAGGTAACCTCGTTCCTGTTGCTGATCTAGTTGACATTAAGGAAACCACAAGCGCCAAAAGTATTTACCGTAAAAATCAAAAACGCGTGGTGTATGTGTTGGCTGATATGGCTGGTGAATTAGAAAGTCCTGCGTATGCCATTTTAGGAATGGAAGAGAAGCTAAAAGAAATTCCGTTACCACAAGGTTACGAAATCAATGAAATGTATTTGGGGCAACCAGAATATGAAGACGATTATACCGTAAAATGGGATGGTGAGTGGCAAATCACTCTGGAAGTATTTAGAGATTTAGGGATAGCCTTTTTAGGTGCTATAATTTTAATCTACATATTGATAGTAGGTTGGTTCCAAAACTTTAAAGCGCCTGTGGTTATGATGGTTGCCATACCATTATCATTAATTGGTATCATTTTAGGGCACTGGTTAATGGGCGCATTTTTTACAGCAACGTCGTTTATTGGTATGATTGCTTTGGCGGGTATTATGGTGCGTAATTCAGTATTACTTATCGACTTTATAAACCTAAGATTAGAAGAAGGCGTGCCATTAAAACAAGCAGCCATAGAAGCAGGTGCAGTACGTACAACACCAATTTTACTAACTGCAGGAACTGTAGTCATTGGTGCGTTTGTCATTTTATTTGACCCGATCTTTCAAGGATTAGCTATTTCGTTAATGGGCGGAACTATCGTTTCGACTGTATTAACCTTATTAGTTGTGCCTTTAGTGTATTACATGATAGAACGTAAAAACCATAAGTAA
- a CDS encoding FAD/NAD(P)-binding oxidoreductase — protein sequence MSKTVILGAGISGHVAAAHLRRKLPKEHEVLVVSPNSNYQWIPSNIWVGIGRMKSDKILFPLAPLYKKKGINYKQAKAVSFHPEGDKTEKTPFVLVEYVSSNNKGQQEKITYDYLINATGPKLNFEATEGLTPGKNKAYSVCTYTHANHAWEGLNALIQEMKKGKKAKILIGTGHAKSTCQGAAFEYILNVEQELRRHNVRDMAEVTWISNEYQLGDFGMDGMLLSYGSLTMKSHEMIEMIFEDRDIKWILGAGVNKIEDGIAYYENLDGEHKLETYDFAMLIPSFSGHGFKAYDKNENDITEKLFKGFMVVDADYTPKPYEEWSVKDWPETYQNPTYKNIFAPGIAFAPPHSISKPRKSKNGTDITPAPPRTGMPSGITAKIVADNIIDSIKSGKQSLTHKGSMGNMGAACIASAGFGMTTGSGVSITTFPIVPDYEKYPKTQGRKLGKTFGEIGLAGHWLKLALHYAFIYKAKMKPFWWLIPE from the coding sequence ATGTCTAAAACTGTCATTTTAGGAGCAGGGATTTCGGGGCACGTAGCTGCAGCGCATTTACGTAGAAAACTACCAAAGGAGCATGAGGTTCTTGTGGTATCCCCAAATAGTAATTACCAATGGATTCCATCAAATATTTGGGTAGGAATAGGAAGAATGAAATCAGATAAAATATTGTTTCCTTTGGCGCCATTATACAAAAAGAAAGGTATTAATTACAAACAAGCCAAGGCCGTTTCATTTCATCCAGAAGGCGATAAAACTGAAAAGACCCCTTTTGTTTTAGTAGAATATGTGTCTTCAAATAACAAAGGACAACAAGAAAAAATCACATACGATTACTTAATAAATGCGACAGGCCCAAAATTAAACTTTGAAGCAACAGAAGGATTAACACCTGGAAAAAATAAAGCATATTCAGTCTGTACATATACACATGCAAATCATGCTTGGGAAGGATTAAATGCTTTAATCCAAGAAATGAAAAAAGGTAAAAAAGCAAAAATTTTAATAGGAACTGGTCATGCAAAATCTACTTGTCAAGGTGCTGCTTTCGAGTATATTTTAAATGTAGAGCAAGAATTACGTCGACATAATGTACGCGATATGGCAGAAGTGACGTGGATTTCAAACGAATACCAATTAGGTGATTTTGGTATGGATGGTATGCTTTTAAGTTACGGAAGCTTAACCATGAAATCTCATGAAATGATAGAAATGATTTTTGAAGACCGCGATATAAAATGGATTTTAGGAGCAGGCGTTAATAAAATTGAAGATGGTATTGCTTATTATGAAAACCTAGACGGCGAACACAAATTAGAAACATACGATTTTGCTATGTTGATACCGTCGTTTTCTGGACATGGTTTTAAAGCTTATGATAAAAATGAAAACGATATTACCGAAAAACTTTTTAAAGGGTTTATGGTTGTCGATGCAGATTATACACCAAAACCTTACGAAGAATGGTCTGTAAAGGATTGGCCAGAGACCTATCAAAATCCAACATATAAAAACATTTTTGCGCCTGGTATTGCATTTGCTCCCCCACACAGTATTTCAAAACCTAGGAAAAGTAAAAATGGAACAGACATCACTCCAGCGCCACCTCGTACAGGAATGCCTTCTGGTATAACAGCAAAAATAGTAGCCGATAATATTATAGACTCTATAAAAAGTGGGAAACAATCGCTAACCCATAAAGGATCTATGGGAAATATGGGAGCAGCTTGTATAGCTTCGGCAGGTTTTGGAATGACAACAGGAAGCGGCGTAAGTATTACAACATTTCCTATTGTGCCAGATTACGAAAAGTATCCTAAAACACAAGGCAGAAAATTAGGAAAAACCTTTGGAGAGATAGGTTTGGCAGGACATTGGCTTAAACTAGCCTTGCATTATGCATTTATTTATAAAGCTAAAATGAAGCCATTTTGGTGGTTAATTCCAGAGTAG
- a CDS encoding YeeE/YedE thiosulfate transporter family protein, protein MEIIYGPWPWYVSGFLIAVTMLLLLLLGKKFGMSSNLRTMCAIGGGNKFSQFFKYNWRNDLWNLIVILGAIIGGFLASHYLSLENDMPQISTHTLEALNNLGIASQNHYLPVELFSFEALNAKTIAILIVGGFLVGFGARYAGGCTSGHAISGLSNLQLPSLIAVIGFFIGGLIMVHLIYPLIF, encoded by the coding sequence ATGGAAATTATTTATGGCCCTTGGCCTTGGTATGTATCGGGCTTTTTAATTGCCGTTACAATGCTCTTATTGCTATTGTTAGGAAAAAAGTTTGGCATGTCGTCTAACTTAAGAACCATGTGTGCCATAGGCGGAGGAAATAAGTTTAGCCAGTTTTTTAAATATAATTGGCGCAACGATTTGTGGAACTTAATTGTTATTTTAGGAGCTATTATAGGTGGTTTTTTAGCATCACATTATTTGTCTCTTGAAAATGATATGCCTCAAATAAGTACGCATACTTTAGAGGCTTTAAATAATCTTGGAATAGCTTCCCAAAATCATTACTTACCTGTAGAATTATTCTCTTTTGAGGCTTTAAATGCAAAAACCATAGCAATACTTATTGTTGGAGGTTTTTTAGTTGGGTTTGGAGCCCGTTATGCTGGTGGCTGTACATCTGGACATGCTATTTCTGGTTTAAGTAATTTACAACTCCCTTCTTTAATTGCTGTAATAGGCTTTTTTATTGGCGGCTTAATTATGGTGCATTTAATTTACCCTTTAATTTTTTAA
- a CDS encoding DUF6691 family protein, with translation MKQLVYLLVGVVFGIIMYKSEAASWFRIYEMFRFESFHMYGIIGTALAFGMLFVYVIKRFNIKSFSGQHIYIQPKEKSFTRYIVGGILFGLGWALVGACPGPIFVLLGAGFLPVIIVLVSAVLGTFVYGLLCDKLPH, from the coding sequence ATGAAACAACTTGTATATTTATTAGTAGGTGTAGTGTTTGGTATTATCATGTATAAGTCTGAAGCAGCTTCATGGTTTCGTATTTATGAGATGTTTCGTTTCGAATCTTTTCATATGTATGGTATTATAGGAACGGCTTTAGCGTTTGGAATGCTTTTTGTTTATGTTATTAAACGATTTAATATTAAATCGTTTAGTGGTCAACATATTTACATTCAACCTAAAGAAAAGTCCTTTACACGCTATATTGTTGGTGGTATTTTATTTGGATTAGGCTGGGCATTAGTAGGCGCATGTCCTGGACCCATTTTTGTACTTTTAGGCGCTGGTTTTTTACCTGTTATAATTGTACTTGTTTCAGCTGTTTTAGGAACATTTGTTTACGGTTTACTTTGCGATAAACTTCCTCACTAA
- a CDS encoding efflux RND transporter periplasmic adaptor subunit: MKKLYTILSISVAILLTSCGSEDKKAVADNGPAIPVKVAQVSGDNDNPFLAVSGKIQAENSANLSTRMMGYVNNVLVNVGDKVSKGQLLVAINNADLQAQKAQVNANITKATAAFNNAKKDYERFKSLFAQNSASQKEMDDMTANYEMAKAGLEAAKQMKNEINAQFAYTNITAPFNGVITSKNVKKGDMANPGQPLISIEAPGDFEVIAMVPETEIADIKKDTKVDVNVKSISQTISGKVTEVSTSAAQTGGQYLVKIALDKTDAKILSGMFTTVQFPVERKAETSMVLIPKDAIVNNGQLSGVYTVSQSNTAILRWLRLGRTFGNEVEVLSGLNANESYIVSAEGKLYNGAKISKQ, from the coding sequence ATGAAAAAACTATATACCATCTTATCCATTTCAGTCGCCATACTATTAACAAGTTGTGGTAGCGAAGACAAAAAAGCCGTTGCAGATAACGGGCCAGCTATTCCTGTAAAAGTTGCACAGGTTAGTGGTGATAACGACAATCCGTTTTTAGCGGTTAGCGGAAAAATTCAAGCCGAAAATAGTGCTAATCTAAGCACTAGAATGATGGGTTACGTCAATAACGTTCTTGTAAATGTTGGCGATAAAGTAAGCAAAGGACAATTGTTAGTAGCAATTAATAATGCCGATTTACAAGCGCAAAAAGCACAGGTAAACGCAAATATTACAAAAGCTACAGCAGCATTTAACAACGCTAAAAAAGACTACGAACGTTTTAAGTCGCTATTTGCTCAAAACAGTGCCTCTCAAAAAGAAATGGATGATATGACAGCCAATTACGAGATGGCAAAAGCAGGTCTTGAAGCTGCAAAACAAATGAAAAATGAAATTAACGCACAATTTGCTTATACCAATATTACTGCGCCATTTAACGGAGTCATTACAAGCAAAAATGTAAAAAAAGGTGATATGGCAAATCCAGGTCAGCCTTTAATTTCCATTGAAGCGCCAGGCGATTTTGAAGTAATTGCTATGGTGCCAGAAACCGAAATAGCAGACATAAAAAAAGATACAAAAGTTGATGTGAATGTAAAATCTATTAGCCAAACTATTTCTGGAAAAGTTACCGAAGTAAGTACATCTGCAGCACAAACTGGCGGACAATATTTAGTAAAAATAGCATTAGATAAAACCGATGCAAAAATTCTATCAGGAATGTTCACAACGGTACAATTTCCAGTAGAAAGAAAAGCTGAAACTTCAATGGTTTTAATACCAAAAGATGCTATTGTAAACAACGGTCAGTTAAGCGGTGTTTACACAGTTAGTCAAAGTAATACAGCCATTTTACGTTGGTTGCGCTTAGGCAGAACATTTGGAAATGAAGTGGAAGTATTATCTGGTTTAAATGCCAATGAAAGTTATATCGTTTCTGCAGAAGGAAAATTATATAACGGTGCGAAAATAAGCAAGCAGTAA
- a CDS encoding DUF4870 domain-containing protein, with product MREDRQLLTITHLTQLLTCVTGFGGLLVPLILWLTQKETVYAMDEHGKRIVNFQLSLIIYSLICIPLIFLLGVGILGLIVIGLISIVFPIINAIKTNNGEMPKYPLSLNFIS from the coding sequence ATGAGAGAAGATAGGCAACTTTTAACAATTACACATTTAACGCAATTATTAACTTGTGTAACAGGTTTTGGAGGGTTATTAGTACCATTAATTTTGTGGTTAACCCAAAAAGAAACGGTTTATGCTATGGACGAGCATGGTAAGCGTATTGTTAACTTCCAGTTAAGTTTAATTATCTATTCATTAATCTGTATTCCTCTTATTTTTTTATTAGGAGTAGGTATTTTAGGGTTAATAGTTATTGGACTTATATCTATAGTTTTTCCTATTATTAATGCTATTAAAACTAATAACGGCGAAATGCCTAAATATCCTTTATCTCTTAATTTTATTAGTTAG
- a CDS encoding DUF2892 domain-containing protein yields MMNRYIRVIAGTFVIISVLLGMYVNENWLWFTVFVGANLLQSGITKWCLMEDILQKLGVKKDCN; encoded by the coding sequence ATGATGAATAGATATATTAGAGTAATAGCCGGAACATTTGTTATTATAAGTGTTTTATTAGGCATGTATGTCAATGAAAACTGGCTATGGTTTACTGTGTTTGTTGGCGCCAACCTTTTACAATCTGGAATTACCAAATGGTGTTTAATGGAAGATATTCTTCAGAAATTAGGCGTTAAGAAGGACTGTAATTAA
- a CDS encoding TolC family protein — MKKYIYILLLLFVFTLSVRAQDVVPISKEEVLTKVSDNNTSIKISKEEFNQAKADYRQTNAVFLPNITASHTGISTTNPLMAFGSKLNQEILTQADFNPALLNDPDQTQNFATKLEIQQPLINVDGIYQRKAAKSKMEAMSLQTQRTEDFLAFEVDNAYMQLQLAYKAVDVLEKALEAANENKKLADNSFEQGYLQRADVLNVEVRVTEVKNQLQQAKSNVQNASNYLSFLMSDDTYVVYKPSDDLTTLASTMEVKTLSENRSDIKAMQMATQAYETMNQADKMAFLPRLNAFGSYELYDDQIFQGGANGYVIGAQLSWDVFQGSKRFGKAQKSKAEFEKSKLEYNQYVSKSKLELNKAKRMLIDAENKLKLSKLALDQSEESLRIRTNRFKEGLEKTSDLLMAETQYAQKELEYYQTIFEYNYALAYVNFLTKE; from the coding sequence ATGAAAAAATACATTTATATACTATTGTTACTTTTTGTATTTACACTCTCTGTAAGAGCTCAAGATGTAGTTCCTATATCAAAGGAAGAGGTGCTAACAAAAGTATCAGATAATAACACGTCTATTAAAATTTCTAAGGAAGAATTTAATCAAGCCAAAGCTGATTATCGTCAAACCAATGCCGTGTTTTTACCTAATATCACCGCAAGTCATACAGGAATTTCAACTACAAATCCGCTTATGGCCTTTGGTTCCAAACTGAACCAAGAAATTTTAACCCAAGCCGATTTTAACCCAGCATTGCTAAACGATCCCGATCAAACACAAAACTTCGCTACAAAACTAGAAATACAGCAACCATTAATTAATGTCGATGGCATTTACCAACGCAAAGCAGCAAAATCTAAAATGGAAGCCATGTCTCTGCAAACACAACGTACAGAAGACTTTTTAGCGTTTGAAGTCGATAATGCCTATATGCAACTACAATTAGCATATAAAGCGGTCGATGTATTAGAAAAAGCTTTAGAAGCAGCCAATGAAAACAAAAAACTAGCCGATAACAGTTTTGAACAAGGGTATTTACAACGTGCCGATGTACTTAATGTAGAAGTACGGGTTACCGAAGTGAAAAACCAATTGCAACAAGCCAAAAGTAATGTGCAAAACGCTTCTAATTACTTATCATTTTTAATGAGCGACGATACCTATGTTGTTTACAAGCCTAGCGATGATTTAACCACATTAGCAAGTACTATGGAAGTGAAAACACTTTCAGAAAATCGTAGCGATATCAAAGCGATGCAAATGGCAACTCAAGCCTACGAAACAATGAATCAAGCCGATAAAATGGCATTCCTGCCACGCTTAAATGCTTTTGGAAGTTATGAGTTGTACGACGACCAAATATTTCAAGGTGGAGCCAATGGTTATGTTATTGGCGCACAATTAAGCTGGGATGTTTTTCAAGGATCAAAGCGTTTTGGAAAAGCACAAAAAAGTAAAGCCGAATTTGAAAAATCGAAACTGGAATACAACCAATATGTCTCAAAAAGTAAGTTAGAATTAAACAAAGCAAAACGTATGCTTATTGATGCCGAAAATAAATTAAAGCTTTCAAAACTAGCTTTAGACCAATCAGAAGAATCATTAAGAATTCGTACTAACCGATTTAAAGAAGGTTTAGAAAAAACGTCAGATTTATTGATGGCAGAAACGCAATACGCCCAAAAAGAATTAGAATACTATCAAACCATTTTCGAATATAATTACGCCTTAGCGTACGTTAATTTTTTAACTAAAGAATAG